Proteins encoded within one genomic window of Geotalea daltonii FRC-32:
- a CDS encoding PAS domain S-box protein: protein MKTISMSIKTKTATIISIFVSLLMGAISVIGHHYVIEVLKDEVAKQQSALLSLVAGPLDEQIAHSRHMLEHLALDLADKDLRDTETNRKIISLWKDKQHFNGGLCIIDTKGRVVAKTGSEGAAPTKSLLNEDYVSFPLKHGKTFLSNPYIEAASPHHPMVTLSVPIVHDGRAIGVLAGSNDLLHDSYLADLNKLRIGNKGFIYLVNRKRMLIMHPNQRRITETILSGANPGLDSAIESNFTGSMENTNSMGAKGISSFKPLVNADWILAIHYPLSEAYAPISRINYFMAAMFCMAFVASLVIAYFVTGKIVGPVVRLTAHVKKLSAKRGEGRFIHIDTRDELGSLAAAFNEMILQMDEKQELLHENRELYKILAEFTSELAILFNPDKSVRYVSGNCLKLTGYTEEEFHGNPRFLEKIVHPEDLDAWLHHCELPDEEGCGRSFDIRIITKNGETRWFNHVCHTVVASDGSRIAIRASFRDVTHRIILEQRLNDQRVFSESIVDSILTPVFVIDADHKVIAWNRAMVELTGKAAADVLGTSLQWQPFYGDQRPTLSDLVLDGLNGDIERCYQHCFKDPFVKKSIRCEQWFEMPNGEKRYLILDAAPIFSDGKKVAVVETIYDITERKTAEDSLRLFSEAINQSASSIIITDLEGSIQYVNRKFCEISGYSKEEILGRKPPVLDPEQQSPQLYHQVWQTLTAGDAWQVQLMSRKKDGTAFWQTVTVMPVTDPDGTITNLVIAEEDITELRNNERALRKQQAELVVKHEELRNLFRQVEQGKREWEKTMDCIDDMIILVDGQDHVRRCNKSFMEFCGISYTGLISSKWPDLCASLGFTFDRDSRKIEFHHEPTNRWFDLSSYPYGDADGAVITLHDLTQIKLVSQELFRTYEDLKTTHKQLLQNEKMASLGQLAAGVAHEINNPIGFISSNLGTMGKYLERLQGIIAAQSAAINDTAPAEVRTEIAELSARCKLDYILNDARSLLSESTEGAERVKHIVQNLKSFSRIDNAESKYMDLHECLESTIMVAWNELKYKVTLVRDYGELPQVKCFPQQLNQVFLNLLINAAHAIKERGEIRIATWCEDKTACIAISDTGCGIPPEVIGKIFDPFFTTKEVGKGTGLGLSISFDIINKHKGTIDVTSEPGQGTTFTIRIPVE from the coding sequence GTGAAGACCATCAGCATGAGCATCAAAACAAAAACCGCGACAATCATTTCCATCTTTGTTTCGCTTTTAATGGGAGCGATCAGTGTCATTGGTCATCACTATGTGATCGAGGTACTCAAGGATGAGGTTGCAAAGCAGCAGTCCGCTTTGTTGTCCTTGGTCGCGGGGCCGCTCGACGAGCAGATTGCCCATTCACGGCATATGCTGGAGCATCTGGCGTTGGATCTTGCCGACAAGGACCTTCGAGATACTGAAACTAACCGTAAGATCATTTCCTTATGGAAAGACAAACAGCACTTCAACGGTGGGTTGTGCATCATCGATACTAAGGGACGTGTCGTTGCGAAAACAGGTTCTGAGGGCGCCGCCCCGACCAAGTCATTGCTGAACGAGGACTATGTCTCCTTTCCCCTCAAGCACGGCAAAACATTTCTTTCCAACCCCTATATAGAGGCCGCGTCCCCCCACCATCCTATGGTCACCCTGAGTGTCCCTATTGTTCATGATGGCAGGGCCATCGGTGTTCTTGCCGGTTCCAACGATCTGCTGCATGACAGCTACCTTGCCGATCTGAACAAACTACGGATCGGCAATAAGGGTTTCATCTACCTGGTCAACAGGAAGCGCATGCTGATCATGCATCCAAACCAGCGACGCATTACCGAGACTATTCTGTCGGGCGCAAACCCTGGGCTCGATTCTGCCATCGAAAGCAACTTTACCGGCAGCATGGAGAATACGAACAGTATGGGCGCCAAAGGGATTTCATCCTTCAAACCCCTGGTCAATGCCGACTGGATACTAGCCATTCATTATCCTCTTTCCGAGGCCTATGCACCCATAAGTCGGATCAACTACTTCATGGCTGCCATGTTCTGCATGGCTTTTGTTGCCTCCCTGGTTATTGCCTATTTCGTGACGGGAAAAATCGTCGGCCCCGTAGTAAGGCTGACTGCCCATGTGAAGAAACTGTCGGCAAAACGGGGAGAAGGAAGGTTTATTCATATCGATACCCGCGACGAGTTGGGTTCCCTGGCTGCAGCCTTCAACGAGATGATTCTCCAGATGGACGAAAAGCAGGAATTGCTCCACGAGAACCGGGAGCTTTACAAGATTCTCGCCGAGTTCACTTCGGAACTGGCAATCCTGTTCAATCCGGACAAGTCCGTACGATATGTGTCTGGCAACTGCCTCAAGCTGACCGGCTACACGGAAGAGGAGTTCCACGGTAATCCCCGCTTTCTCGAAAAAATCGTTCATCCCGAGGACCTGGACGCATGGCTCCATCACTGTGAACTGCCGGACGAAGAAGGATGCGGTAGAAGCTTCGACATCAGGATCATCACCAAAAACGGAGAGACCAGGTGGTTCAACCATGTCTGTCATACCGTTGTCGCATCGGACGGCAGCCGCATAGCAATCCGCGCCAGTTTCAGGGACGTCACCCACCGGATCATCCTGGAGCAGAGACTTAATGACCAGAGAGTCTTCAGCGAAAGTATCGTCGATAGCATTCTTACGCCGGTTTTCGTCATCGATGCCGATCATAAGGTCATTGCCTGGAACCGTGCCATGGTGGAACTGACGGGAAAGGCCGCCGCCGATGTCCTGGGGACCAGCCTGCAATGGCAGCCTTTTTATGGGGATCAACGACCGACCCTGAGCGACCTGGTTCTGGATGGTCTCAATGGGGACATCGAGCGCTGTTACCAGCACTGTTTCAAAGATCCCTTTGTCAAGAAATCCATTCGCTGCGAACAGTGGTTTGAAATGCCCAACGGAGAAAAACGCTATCTGATCTTAGATGCCGCCCCCATCTTCAGTGACGGCAAAAAGGTGGCCGTCGTAGAAACCATTTACGACATCACCGAGCGTAAGACAGCGGAGGACAGCCTCAGGCTCTTTTCCGAGGCCATCAATCAAAGCGCCAGCTCAATCATCATTACCGATTTGGAAGGCTCGATCCAGTATGTGAACCGGAAATTCTGCGAAATCAGCGGATACAGCAAAGAGGAGATACTGGGGCGGAAACCGCCGGTTCTCGATCCGGAGCAGCAATCGCCGCAGCTGTACCATCAAGTGTGGCAGACCCTAACTGCAGGAGATGCCTGGCAGGTGCAACTCATGAGCCGAAAGAAAGATGGAACCGCCTTTTGGCAGACTGTCACCGTGATGCCGGTGACGGACCCGGACGGGACAATAACTAATCTCGTTATTGCCGAGGAGGACATTACCGAACTGAGAAATAACGAGCGGGCTCTGAGAAAACAGCAGGCTGAGCTGGTGGTGAAACATGAAGAACTCCGCAACCTGTTCAGGCAGGTGGAGCAGGGCAAGCGGGAGTGGGAAAAGACAATGGACTGCATCGACGACATGATCATACTCGTAGATGGCCAGGATCATGTCAGACGCTGCAACAAGTCGTTCATGGAATTCTGCGGCATTTCCTATACCGGCCTCATTTCCAGCAAATGGCCCGATCTTTGCGCCTCCCTCGGTTTTACCTTCGACCGGGACAGCAGGAAGATCGAGTTCCATCATGAGCCAACCAACCGCTGGTTCGATCTGAGCAGCTACCCTTACGGGGATGCTGACGGGGCAGTCATTACTCTCCATGACCTGACCCAGATCAAGCTGGTTTCCCAGGAGTTGTTTCGGACTTACGAGGATCTGAAAACCACCCACAAACAATTGCTCCAGAATGAAAAGATGGCTTCCCTCGGCCAGCTTGCGGCGGGTGTTGCCCATGAGATCAACAACCCCATCGGTTTCATTTCAAGCAATCTGGGGACAATGGGCAAGTACCTGGAGCGGCTTCAGGGAATTATTGCCGCCCAGAGCGCAGCCATTAACGACACCGCCCCGGCCGAGGTCCGGACGGAGATCGCCGAACTGAGCGCCAGATGCAAGCTGGACTACATACTCAATGATGCTCGGAGCCTGTTGTCCGAGTCGACAGAGGGGGCCGAGCGGGTCAAACATATCGTCCAGAACCTGAAATCCTTTTCCCGGATCGACAATGCGGAAAGCAAGTATATGGACCTTCACGAATGCCTGGAAAGTACTATCATGGTCGCCTGGAATGAGTTGAAATACAAGGTGACGCTGGTCCGGGATTACGGCGAACTGCCCCAGGTCAAATGCTTTCCCCAGCAGCTGAACCAGGTATTCCTCAATCTGCTGATCAATGCCGCCCATGCCATCAAGGAGCGTGGGGAAATCAGGATTGCGACCTGGTGCGAGGACAAGACCGCCTGCATTGCCATCAGCGACACCGGTTGCGGGATTCCGCCGGAGGTGATCGGCAAGATTTTCGATCCATTCTTCACAACCAAGGAAGTGGGAAAAGGAACTGGACTAGGTCTTTCCATCAGTTTCGACATCATCAACAAACATAAAGGGACTATAGATGTTACCAGTGAACCGGGACAGGGAACGACCTTCACTATCCGAATTCCTGTGGAGTAG
- a CDS encoding response regulator, whose translation MMKILLVDDSFITRQWIKDTLSPLGECDIAANGEEAILAYKLAFEAQKPYDLICMDLLMPVMDGNQALRAIRAVEQASRISAVHQVKVIMITACDDPKTRLDPTFLNGSTAFLVKPFTAEDLLQEIINLGLYQ comes from the coding sequence ATGATGAAAATTCTTCTGGTGGATGACAGCTTTATCACGAGGCAGTGGATCAAGGACACATTGTCTCCACTGGGCGAATGTGACATAGCCGCCAATGGTGAGGAAGCGATATTGGCTTATAAACTGGCCTTCGAGGCTCAGAAACCATACGACTTGATCTGCATGGATCTGTTGATGCCGGTCATGGACGGCAACCAGGCCCTACGGGCAATCAGGGCCGTAGAGCAGGCATCGAGAATTTCAGCTGTTCATCAGGTCAAGGTCATCATGATTACCGCTTGTGATGATCCCAAGACTCGCCTGGATCCCACTTTCCTGAATGGGTCCACTGCTTTTTTGGTCAAACCGTTCACCGCTGAGGACCTTCTGCAAGAGATCATAAATCTTGGCCTGTATCAGTGA
- a CDS encoding ATP-binding protein produces the protein MGYLKSLQGKILIFFIILDLTALSIMMFSVSRTAMKALEGEIRVHLSQMAADFSRAVNEDMTIKWRATQDLAANPFMINSVIDTLGRETYLAPFMRKLSLPGKEGDKADIFLLDYKGRIIAKNGAGTSNDVFENVRWRQKVMGGSPHAEISDDGKHHKVLFAFPIFYQSLPEGVLVAKFDVSLISAVMQTTEEFKTAIIGSSGHLLLGELDPSTLAKAAGGKLPKREARVFSEHDKLFAVFPLQGIEGFEGFGWRLVLSVPSSNILAPVEKLLWHMLLIGLLTATAVSCVVFFRTRRFVRPIKDLEATMQSIMEKDDLSQRVEISSDEEVEALGKTFNKMLDNLSNTRVSKQSLEQIVEERTHELKASSEELKTAQLHMLQNEKMASIGQLAAGVAHEINNPIGFVSSNLTTLNKYLSRMNEFIDLQEEKLSDVAPEHLEELELKRKTLKIDRIRKDAEQLIKESLEGTERVRDIVTDLKTFSRADAKEYLFADINECLDRTINIVWNEIKYKATVKKEFGVLPKVKCNLQQLNQVFLNLLVNAAQAIDTQGEITVATSHNGDQISVSIADTGVGIPEEIRHRIFEPFFTTKEVGKGTGLGLSISYDLIKKHNGGITLESELGRGTRFTITLPVLGKDHHGEEEGVQRETLTH, from the coding sequence ATGGGCTATTTGAAGAGCCTTCAAGGCAAGATACTTATCTTTTTTATTATTCTTGACCTGACGGCGCTCAGCATCATGATGTTCAGCGTTTCGCGGACAGCCATGAAGGCGCTTGAAGGGGAAATTCGCGTTCATCTTTCTCAGATGGCCGCCGACTTTTCACGTGCGGTAAACGAGGATATGACTATCAAGTGGCGCGCAACGCAGGACCTTGCAGCCAATCCATTCATGATCAATAGCGTCATCGACACACTGGGGAGAGAGACATATCTGGCTCCCTTCATGCGCAAGCTGTCCCTGCCGGGCAAAGAGGGTGACAAGGCTGATATTTTTCTTCTCGACTATAAGGGGAGGATCATCGCTAAAAACGGAGCTGGTACGAGCAATGATGTCTTCGAGAATGTACGGTGGCGGCAAAAGGTGATGGGGGGCAGTCCCCATGCCGAGATCAGCGATGACGGGAAGCATCACAAGGTGCTTTTCGCGTTCCCGATTTTTTACCAGTCGCTGCCCGAAGGTGTTCTGGTTGCCAAATTCGATGTTTCCTTGATCTCGGCCGTCATGCAAACTACGGAAGAGTTCAAGACCGCTATCATCGGCTCCTCCGGACATCTGCTTCTTGGGGAGCTTGATCCGTCTACTCTTGCCAAAGCGGCAGGAGGGAAGCTGCCGAAAAGAGAGGCGCGGGTTTTTTCCGAGCACGATAAACTTTTTGCCGTGTTTCCCTTGCAGGGTATCGAAGGATTCGAGGGCTTCGGCTGGAGACTGGTTCTATCGGTTCCTTCCAGCAACATTCTGGCCCCGGTAGAAAAATTGCTCTGGCACATGCTGCTGATAGGGCTTCTTACTGCCACCGCTGTCTCCTGTGTCGTTTTCTTCCGTACCAGGAGGTTTGTGCGACCGATAAAAGACCTGGAAGCAACGATGCAGTCGATTATGGAAAAGGACGACCTGTCTCAGAGGGTTGAGATTTCGTCCGACGAAGAGGTGGAGGCCCTGGGGAAGACCTTCAACAAAATGCTGGACAACCTTTCGAATACGAGGGTTTCGAAGCAGTCCCTGGAACAGATTGTAGAGGAGCGGACTCATGAGCTGAAAGCTTCGAGCGAAGAACTTAAAACGGCTCAACTCCATATGCTGCAAAATGAAAAAATGGCTTCCATCGGACAACTGGCCGCCGGAGTCGCCCATGAAATCAACAATCCCATAGGGTTCGTTTCAAGCAATCTCACCACGCTGAACAAGTATCTGAGCAGAATGAACGAGTTTATTGACCTGCAGGAAGAAAAATTGAGCGACGTTGCTCCGGAGCACCTGGAAGAACTGGAACTGAAGCGGAAAACTCTTAAGATAGACCGTATCAGGAAAGACGCGGAGCAGTTGATCAAGGAATCATTGGAGGGCACCGAACGGGTCAGGGATATTGTGACTGACCTCAAGACATTTTCCCGTGCTGATGCAAAGGAATATTTATTCGCTGATATCAATGAATGTCTTGACCGCACCATTAATATCGTGTGGAACGAGATTAAATACAAGGCCACCGTAAAGAAGGAATTCGGCGTCCTGCCGAAAGTGAAGTGCAACCTTCAGCAGCTCAACCAGGTGTTCCTGAACCTTCTTGTCAATGCTGCCCAGGCAATCGATACCCAAGGGGAGATCACCGTGGCCACTTCCCATAACGGTGACCAGATCTCCGTTTCAATAGCTGACACCGGAGTCGGAATTCCTGAAGAAATTCGGCACCGGATCTTCGAGCCCTTCTTTACCACAAAAGAGGTAGGGAAAGGGACCGGGCTGGGGCTCAGTATTTCCTATGACCTCATCAAAAAGCACAATGGTGGTATTACCCTGGAGTCCGAGCTGGGAAGAGGAACCAGATTCACCATTACCTTGCCTGTGCTGGGCAAGGACCACCATGGTGAAGAAGAGGGAGTGCAGAGGGAAACTTTAACTCACTGA
- a CDS encoding ABC transporter substrate-binding protein translates to MKGWFKTLTSVFLMSGTCVVFYGMPSNGLAAEPVIIGIDADFSSGSASAGEAIHRGALIAIAEINEKGGVLGGRKLELNLKDHHGSPTRSTDNLNDLSKEKNLVAVIGGLHSPAIIKNQDLIHRNRLIMLDPWAAATAVVENGKSPNYVFRVSVRDEYVGGFLVGQAVKQGYKNLGLLLEKTDWGRGNEKYITVALSKLGRKPASVQWFYLGDTDMTTQLIAFEKAGADAVIMVANAPEGGAIVRHMALRPEKVRLPIISHWGITGGNFRGSAGDGLKGVKLQFLQTYSFMNARGKKAREVINRYKTMFKAGSEREIMAPVGTAHAYDLVHILALAIDKAGTIDRAKVRNAMEKINSYSGLVKTYRPPFTPQRHEGLNASDYHLAIYDRDGTIMPRR, encoded by the coding sequence ATGAAAGGTTGGTTTAAGACGCTGACATCTGTATTCCTGATGTCGGGAACTTGTGTGGTTTTTTATGGAATGCCATCGAATGGGCTTGCCGCAGAACCGGTAATAATAGGCATAGACGCCGACTTCTCTTCCGGGTCTGCTTCGGCAGGTGAGGCTATTCACCGGGGTGCGCTTATCGCCATTGCCGAAATAAATGAAAAGGGGGGAGTGCTTGGTGGTAGAAAGCTGGAACTTAATTTGAAGGACCATCATGGCTCGCCCACGCGAAGCACCGATAATCTCAACGACCTCTCCAAAGAAAAGAACTTGGTTGCAGTGATCGGTGGTCTGCACAGCCCCGCAATCATCAAGAACCAGGATCTGATCCATCGCAACCGCCTGATCATGCTCGATCCTTGGGCTGCCGCCACTGCAGTGGTGGAGAATGGAAAATCTCCAAACTATGTCTTCAGGGTTTCGGTACGTGATGAATATGTGGGCGGATTTCTGGTAGGGCAGGCTGTTAAGCAGGGTTACAAGAACCTGGGGCTCTTGCTGGAAAAGACCGATTGGGGAAGGGGCAACGAAAAATATATCACCGTCGCCCTCTCCAAACTGGGGCGTAAGCCTGCTTCCGTACAGTGGTTCTATCTGGGGGACACGGACATGACGACTCAATTGATTGCTTTCGAAAAAGCAGGGGCGGATGCGGTGATCATGGTGGCCAATGCTCCGGAGGGTGGTGCAATCGTCAGGCACATGGCGCTGAGACCGGAAAAGGTGAGACTTCCAATAATCTCTCACTGGGGAATAACAGGGGGAAATTTCCGCGGGAGTGCAGGGGATGGACTGAAAGGTGTTAAATTGCAGTTTCTTCAGACCTATTCATTTATGAACGCAAGAGGGAAAAAGGCGCGAGAGGTGATCAATCGCTACAAGACCATGTTCAAGGCCGGAAGCGAGCGGGAAATTATGGCCCCCGTCGGTACTGCCCACGCTTATGACCTGGTACATATTCTGGCGCTGGCCATTGACAAGGCGGGAACCATCGATCGGGCAAAAGTGCGCAATGCCATGGAAAAGATCAACTCCTATTCGGGCCTTGTCAAAACATACCGGCCTCCGTTTACCCCTCAGCGGCATGAGGGGCTGAACGCCTCGGATTACCACCTGGCGATTTACGATCGGGACGGGACGATCATGCCACGCCGATAG
- a CDS encoding MATE family efflux transporter yields the protein MILSSSAIMLMQIIDAIVLSRYSSEAVAAMGPSGLAVILFQGFMFGTAGYAGTFVAHCHGRGDTQGGRRSAWLGIYAALAAGGTALVLAWPIALLFLLAGHEPGVARNEMTYFGICMAGSLFPVMGGALAGWLSGIGRPAVVTGVAFISLTVNALLAWGLVLGEWGLPRMGISGAAVATVAAQMVAMILYAATFARAGGFSDAVARRLDWVEFRHFLSLAMPMGLRISGELAAWTLFLVVVGRLGTVQLAASSIAFRINGMAFFPALGLGQAAGILVGHARGAGNDDEIPAIASQSLVVCEIWMLAMATLFATAPVPLMSVFAGYGPESIRIVETGSLIMKFVAFYCIFDAANVMIGCVLASAGDTRWLARTFLVSSSIFLALLWLVDMIIPSLMAEWALATMFVFATAVIWLFRFRRGRWRTIRVLRRTEMAA from the coding sequence ATGATACTGTCAAGTTCCGCGATCATGCTGATGCAGATCATAGATGCCATCGTCTTGTCACGCTACTCAAGCGAGGCGGTCGCGGCCATGGGACCGTCAGGTTTGGCGGTAATCCTTTTTCAGGGATTTATGTTCGGTACTGCAGGGTATGCCGGCACCTTTGTTGCCCACTGTCACGGGCGTGGTGACACCCAGGGGGGGCGCAGATCCGCATGGCTTGGCATTTATGCCGCTCTGGCGGCCGGGGGGACAGCCCTGGTCTTGGCCTGGCCGATTGCACTACTGTTCCTGCTGGCCGGCCACGAGCCAGGGGTTGCCCGGAACGAGATGACATATTTTGGGATCTGTATGGCCGGTTCATTGTTCCCGGTTATGGGCGGAGCCTTGGCAGGATGGCTTTCAGGCATCGGACGACCTGCCGTCGTTACCGGGGTGGCATTCATATCTCTCACGGTGAATGCACTACTGGCCTGGGGGCTGGTTCTTGGTGAATGGGGCCTGCCCCGGATGGGAATCTCTGGAGCGGCGGTCGCGACTGTGGCCGCGCAGATGGTCGCTATGATCCTCTATGCAGCGACGTTTGCCAGGGCTGGCGGCTTTTCTGACGCCGTGGCAAGGCGGCTCGATTGGGTGGAGTTTCGCCATTTCCTGTCCCTCGCCATGCCGATGGGGCTGCGGATCAGCGGTGAGCTTGCTGCGTGGACACTGTTTCTGGTGGTGGTCGGTCGCTTGGGAACCGTGCAATTGGCTGCATCCAGCATTGCCTTTCGCATCAATGGCATGGCATTCTTCCCTGCACTCGGACTCGGCCAGGCCGCAGGAATATTGGTGGGACACGCCCGGGGAGCCGGGAATGATGACGAGATCCCGGCCATAGCCTCACAGTCGCTTGTGGTGTGCGAGATCTGGATGCTCGCAATGGCAACCTTGTTCGCCACAGCGCCGGTGCCGCTCATGTCGGTCTTTGCGGGTTACGGGCCGGAAAGCATACGAATTGTGGAGACCGGTTCCCTGATCATGAAATTCGTCGCCTTTTATTGCATCTTCGATGCAGCCAATGTCATGATTGGGTGCGTACTGGCTTCAGCAGGCGATACCCGTTGGCTCGCCCGTACCTTCCTGGTCTCTTCGAGCATATTTCTCGCCCTGCTATGGCTTGTCGACATGATCATTCCGAGCTTGATGGCGGAATGGGCACTGGCTACCATGTTCGTGTTCGCCACAGCGGTAATCTGGTTGTTCCGGTTTCGGCGCGGGAGGTGGAGGACCATACGGGTGCTGCGCCGAACGGAGATGGCCGCCTGA
- a CDS encoding ABC transporter permease, translating into MFWNTLLLSMRAIRRNLMRSFLTILGIVIGVAAVITMVTLGNGATKSVSDQISSMGSNLLMVIPGQRFGPGSEGAPKFKSADADAIRNQITAIERVAPVVSKTVTTVYQARNWSTVINGSNNEYFESGNWELASGRSFSEAEERAGKAVCVIGETVRGKLFGRQNPVGSEIRIKQFSCEVIGLLKAKGQSAMGSDQDDTVVMPLRTVQRRLTGNQDIGRLTVSVKQGASIDEVKNQLTLLMRERRKIAENEEDDFRVMDTRQIAQTLTSTTKILTMLLGAVAAVSLLVGGIGIMNIMLVSVTERTREIGIRLAIGALEREVLLQFLIEAVVLSSLGGLVGIAVATGASIGLARLMGVPYLFDPGINLLSFLFSAGIGVIFGYFPAHRAAGLNPIDALRYE; encoded by the coding sequence ATGTTCTGGAACACTTTGTTGCTCTCGATGCGCGCCATCCGGCGCAACCTGATGCGTTCTTTTCTTACCATCCTCGGCATCGTCATCGGCGTCGCCGCTGTCATCACCATGGTCACCCTCGGTAACGGTGCCACCAAGTCCGTATCAGACCAGATCTCCAGCATGGGGAGCAATCTGCTGATGGTGATCCCGGGCCAGCGCTTCGGACCTGGCTCCGAGGGGGCACCCAAGTTCAAGAGCGCTGACGCGGATGCCATCCGCAACCAGATTACTGCCATCGAAAGGGTTGCGCCGGTGGTCAGCAAAACAGTGACCACTGTCTATCAGGCCCGCAACTGGTCCACCGTGATCAACGGCAGCAACAACGAGTACTTCGAGTCCGGCAACTGGGAATTGGCCAGTGGCCGCAGTTTCAGCGAGGCGGAGGAACGGGCTGGCAAGGCGGTTTGCGTGATCGGTGAAACGGTGCGCGGGAAGCTGTTCGGGCGACAGAATCCGGTGGGGAGCGAAATCCGCATAAAGCAGTTCTCCTGCGAAGTGATCGGCCTGCTGAAAGCAAAGGGACAGTCGGCCATGGGCTCGGACCAGGACGATACCGTGGTGATGCCGCTCCGCACGGTTCAGCGTCGTCTTACCGGCAACCAGGATATCGGCCGGTTGACGGTTTCGGTAAAGCAGGGAGCTTCCATCGATGAAGTGAAAAACCAGCTCACCCTGCTCATGCGTGAGCGAAGAAAAATCGCAGAGAATGAGGAGGATGACTTCCGCGTCATGGACACCCGGCAGATCGCCCAAACACTCACCAGCACCACCAAAATCCTGACCATGCTCCTTGGTGCCGTTGCTGCGGTAAGCCTTCTGGTTGGTGGCATCGGCATCATGAACATCATGCTGGTATCCGTTACCGAGCGTACCAGAGAAATAGGTATTCGCCTTGCCATTGGCGCGCTGGAAAGGGAAGTGCTGCTGCAGTTCCTCATCGAGGCCGTAGTATTGTCCAGCCTTGGCGGCCTGGTCGGCATTGCAGTGGCAACCGGTGCTTCCATCGGCCTGGCCCGCTTGATGGGGGTTCCCTATCTGTTCGACCCCGGAATCAACCTGCTGTCTTTTCTGTTTTCCGCCGGAATCGGCGTCATTTTCGGTTATTTTCCGGCTCACCGGGCGGCAGGACTCAACCCGATCGACGCCCTGCGATACGAGTGA
- a CDS encoding ABC transporter ATP-binding protein — MSDASLIRLSGITKTYGRGQASFQALQGIDLDIDAGEFVAIMGPSGSGKSTTMNILGCLDTPSSGIYQFQGVHVEKLARNQRALLRRHYLGFVFQGFNLLSRTTALENVELPLIYRREPAAVRHAAARAALEQVGLHGWEHHTPAELSGGQQQRVAIARAIVTSPAVLLADEPTGNLDTRTSQEIMQLITDFNRDKGITILMVTHEPDIAAYAKRVIHFVDGRVESDRRNGEAA; from the coding sequence GTGAGCGACGCGAGTCTCATCAGGCTTTCCGGCATCACCAAGACCTATGGTCGAGGTCAGGCTTCCTTTCAGGCCTTGCAGGGAATCGATCTTGATATCGACGCCGGCGAATTCGTCGCCATCATGGGCCCCAGCGGTTCCGGCAAGTCCACCACCATGAATATCCTCGGTTGTCTTGATACCCCCAGCAGCGGCATCTACCAATTCCAGGGGGTGCATGTGGAGAAACTTGCGCGAAACCAGCGCGCTCTGCTCAGGCGGCACTATCTGGGTTTCGTCTTCCAGGGATTCAACCTGCTGTCGCGCACCACTGCTCTGGAGAATGTGGAATTGCCGTTGATCTATCGAAGGGAGCCTGCCGCTGTCCGGCATGCTGCGGCCCGTGCCGCTCTTGAACAGGTGGGTCTGCATGGTTGGGAGCATCACACCCCTGCAGAACTGTCCGGAGGCCAGCAGCAGCGGGTTGCCATTGCCCGCGCCATTGTCACCAGCCCGGCGGTACTGCTGGCGGACGAGCCCACCGGCAATCTGGACACCCGTACCAGTCAAGAGATCATGCAGCTGATCACTGATTTTAACCGCGACAAGGGCATCACCATCCTCATGGTCACCCATGAGCCGGACATAGCGGCGTATGCCAAGCGGGTCATCCACTTTGTCGACGGACGGGTGGAGAGCGACCGACGCAACGGGGAGGCTGCCTGA